DNA from Paraburkholderia sp. ZP32-5:
ACGATGATCTTCGCGCTCGTCAGTTCCGGGCGATCGAGCTTCGTCACTTCACGGCTCACGAACTGCGAGATGCCCGTATCGGCGGCGGCTTCGATCTTCTCGACCGCCGCGCTGCCACCTTCGGCCGCGACGGCATCGAAGCCGGTCGAGCGCACGGTGATCACCTTGATCGGATCCTGCGATTGAACGGTCGCGATCGCATTGCCCGCGTATATCGGACGCTCGAACGTATCGGCGGAATCCACTGCGGTGATGTCGCTGATCTGCGCGACGTCGAGCTTCGCCGCGATACGCGGCGCGATGTTCTTGCCGTAGGCGGTAGCCGGCGCGAGGATGTGCGAGTAGTTCTTCGCGATGTTCAGCACCGTCGCTTCGACGTTTTCCGCGAGGCCTGCGGCCAGTTGCGGCGCGTCGGCCAGCAGCACCTTGCTGACGCCGGCGATCTTCGCTGCCGCGTCGGCCGCGGCTTGCGCGTTGTGTCCCGCGACCAGCACGTGAATATCACCGCCGACCTTCTGCGCCGCTGCGATCGTGTTCAGCGTCGCGGCCTTGATCGACTGATTGTCGTGTTCTGCAATTACCAGATTCGTCATTTGCTCTGTCTCCCGTTCTGCTTAAAGCACCTTCGCTTCGGTCTTCAGCTTCTCGACCAGCGTCTTCACGTCCGGCACCTTCACACCGGCGGAGCGCTTGGGCGGCTCGGCGACTTTCAGCGTCTTCAGACGCGGCGTGACATCGACGCCGAGGTCTTCGGGCTTGAGCGTTTCCAGCGGCTTTTTCTTGGCCTTCATGATGTTCGGCAACGTCACGTAGCGCGGCTCATTGAGGCGCAGATCGGTCGTGACCACGGCCGGCAATGTCAGCGACAGCGTTTCCGCGCCGCCGTCCACTTCACGCGCGACCGTTGCCTTGCCATCGGCCACAGTCACCTTCGATGCGAACGTCGCCTGCGGCAGATTCGCGAGCGCGGCGAGCATCTGGCCGGTCTGATTCGAGTCGTCGTCGATTGCCTGCTTGCCGAGGATCACCAGTTGCGGCTGCTCCTTGTCGACCAGCGCCTTCAGCAACTTGGCGACCGCCAGCGGCTGCAGTTCTTCGCCCGATTCGATCAGGATCGCGCGATCGGCGCCGATTGCCAGCGCGGTGCGCAGCGTTTCCTGCGCCTGCGTGACACCGGCCGACACCGCGATCACTTCCGTCGCGACGCCCGCTTCCTTCAGACGCACGGCCTCTTCAACCGCGATTTCGTCGAACGGATTCATCGACATCTTCACGTTCGCAATGTCGACACCCGTGCCGTCCGATTTCACGCGGACTTTCACGTTGTAGTCGACCACTCTTTTGACTGGCACCAGAATTTTCATGCACACGCTCCAAAGTTACGAATACGTCAACCCGACGAACATTATAGCGACTGCCCTCCCGGCAGCCTGTCGCGGGTGCTTGGGTACAA
Protein-coding regions in this window:
- a CDS encoding electron transfer flavoprotein subunit alpha/FixB family protein — encoded protein: MTNLVIAEHDNQSIKAATLNTIAAAQKVGGDIHVLVAGHNAQAAADAAAKIAGVSKVLLADAPQLAAGLAENVEATVLNIAKNYSHILAPATAYGKNIAPRIAAKLDVAQISDITAVDSADTFERPIYAGNAIATVQSQDPIKVITVRSTGFDAVAAEGGSAAVEKIEAAADTGISQFVSREVTKLDRPELTSAKIIVSGGRGLGNGENYTKVLEPLADKLGAALGASRAAVDAGFVPNDYQVGQTGKIVAPQLYVAVGISGAIQHLAGMKDSKVIVAINKDPEAPIFSVADYGLVGDLFAVVPELVNELG
- a CDS encoding electron transfer flavoprotein subunit beta/FixA family protein, translating into MKILVPVKRVVDYNVKVRVKSDGTGVDIANVKMSMNPFDEIAVEEAVRLKEAGVATEVIAVSAGVTQAQETLRTALAIGADRAILIESGEELQPLAVAKLLKALVDKEQPQLVILGKQAIDDDSNQTGQMLAALANLPQATFASKVTVADGKATVAREVDGGAETLSLTLPAVVTTDLRLNEPRYVTLPNIMKAKKKPLETLKPEDLGVDVTPRLKTLKVAEPPKRSAGVKVPDVKTLVEKLKTEAKVL